Within the Caldisericia bacterium genome, the region TACACTCTTTCTCGTAAATTATCTTCTTTTAAAATGAGGAAATGATAAATCCCTGGAAATTTCTATCAAGGCCTGTGAATTCCTTAAGAAAACGCATCATCAAAGGATCTTTTATTTTTATAAAGTATTTGTCCTTTGTTTTATAATTAAACTCTGTATAAGAGAGGAGTGCCTCTCTTGGAGAATCATCTTCCACTACAAATAAATCCATTCTTTCACCTTCTCTATCAAGAATGTAAGATTTGTCAGCAACATAAAGGTAGTCAATTTTAAGGGAATAGGTCTTTAAAAGTTTCATCCAGTTTTTGGTATCTCTCTCTTTTATTGAAACAAAGACCTTTATGCCTCTTCTTTTCAAATCATTGAGTAAATTTGATAACTCAATGGGATCATCCGGATTTTCAAGTAGAACAGAGGAAGAAGAATAGAAAGAAAGATTCCTTAAGATTTCACCTTCTTCATTACCACTCTGGGCAAGAACAATATTTTCTTCTTTTTTAACATTTCCCTCTATCTCAACCTCTTCTTTTTCTCCATTCCAGTAAACAAATAGATTGAGTGCCTCAAGTATAAATCTAATGGGAACAAAAACTCTATCATCTTTTAAAATCGGAGATGAATCAATACTAAACACTTCTTTATTTATCTCAATTTCTTTCTTTCCCACCCAGAGCTTTATTAATCTCTCTCCTTTTTCTATAGTGACTTCTCCATTATCCCAGGAAACAGTGCATCCAAAATCTTCACTTATAAATCTTACTGGAACCATGGTTCTTCCCTTTATAATAAAGGGTGAAGTATCAAAAAATTTCTCCTCTCCATCAAATATGTACCTTTTAGAACCTATCTTTATTCTCATAAAAGAAAGAAGCCTCAGCGTTGAAGAAGAAGGAAGAATGGGAGTTTTTTCATCAAAATAAACCTTTACCTTTGAGATGGGAGAAAAGAAGGTGACTTCATCATGAACGGTTTTTTTAAAATTAATGGGCTCAATCTTTAAAACATATCTTTCGCTGTGCCATTTTTCGTAAAATTTTGTAAGAAACTTGAAGTTCACTCTGTATGTGAGTTTACCGGAAGGTTTAACTTCGTTTATAACAGGGATAAATGTGCCAAGTCTAAAAAGTGAGAAATTAACACCCTCCTCCTTACATATCTCTATAGCTTTCTCAATATTACTTCCTGTATCATTAACACCTATACCACATAGAATTTTTGATACCACCCTTTTCTTTGTGTTTCTTATAATTTTTCTTATCCAATTAATATCCTTTCCATAATTCTTGTGATATGCAAGGGGAGAAACAAAATCAGAAAGTCTTGATAAAGCTTCATAATTCTGGGAAAAGTGAAGAATGCCCCATGGGTAGGAATCGTGTCCCTCTTCAGCATAAGAAGAGAAGGAGGAGCCACTCTGAATAAGAACCACTGAGAACATCACCTGTGATGAAATGCCTGATATAAAACTTCTTATTTTTCCTGCAAAATCAGTTACAATCTCACTTCTTGTTTCTGCCCAGAGAAGCACATCTATATCCTTCTTATCATACAGAGAGAATATATCCCTCCCCTCCCTCATAATGGATAAAATTCTATTCCAGTTACCACCCTTGTTTATAAATCTCTCCTTTTCTTCTTCAGAGTAGCCGTAATAGATATTTGGATATCTTATGTAATCAAGCTGAATCCCATCAGCATCAAAATTTAAAATAAGTTCTCTAACAATGGTTTTTATATAAGAAAGATACCTTTCTGATGTTAAGTTTACATATCTCAACTTTGGATCCCTGTATGGATAATAATGGGATCCATCTGGAGAATGAAAACTTGCATCGTCTGGATTCTTCTTAAGAAAGTATGGATCAATGGTTATAGGTATATAAAAATGAATCTTTATACCATAATCTTTAAATATTCTAATTATTCTCCTTAGGGTTCCTTCGTATTTTTTATAAAGGAGAGTTCCCTCTGCACTCTTTGCGAGGATAAAAACATTTCTAATATCCTTTAAAATAAGGAATCTTGAGAGTTCCTCCACTTCAGCATTTGTTCTTTCAACAAATGTATCAATATGAATCCATATTCCATTGCCTATTATTTTCTCTTTTGAATAACTAAAGGGTGTATTTAAAGTGAAGGTTATCAAAATAAGAATTAGGATAAAAACTAACCTATTCTTCACCAAGTCTTTCTATTGCCTCCCTTGCAGCTTCTTTCTCTGCCTCCTTCTTACTTTTTCCTTTTCCCAAACCCATAAGCTTACCCTTAATATAAACCCCAACCTCAAACTCCTTATCATGTTCTGGTCCCCTCTCCTCAAGAAGAACATACTCTGGCGTAACTTTGAATTTCTCCTGAGTTATCTCCTGAAGTTTTGTCTTTGTATCAAGAAATTCAGAGGGAAAGTATTCATCAAGAAGTAAGTTAAAAAAATTTCTCAAAGAGTTAAAATCCAACTGAAGGTAGAGGGAAGCTATAAATGCTTCAAAAGTATCGCAAAGTATTCTCTCCTTCTCCCTACCCTTATCCAGTTCTTCACCTCTTCCGAGAAGAATAAATTCATTAAGTTTAAGTTTTTTTGCAAGGTAAGAGAGATTCTTCTCACTTATAAGATATGATCTCTTCTTTGAAAGTTCCCCCTCTTTCTCATTCGGATATTTTTTAAACAAGTATTCTGAAACAAGAAGGTTCACCACAGAATCACCTAAAAATTCCAATCTTTCAAAGTTAATGGGAGCGTTATATTCCCTAAATGATGTGTGTGTCAGAGCAACTCTTATAATTTCCTCATCCCTTATCTCTAATCCAAACTCCTCCCTTAATTTTCTAATGAGAGATTTCATTCCTTAATTTCTCAATAAGCCCCTTGTCTGAAAGTTCCTTACCCATCTTTATGGCATTTTTTATTGCTCTTCTCTTACTCCTTCCATGAGCAACTATTACAACTCCATCTATACCAAGAATTGGACTTCCACCATAAACCTCATAGTCAAATTTTGAGAACTCTCTTTTAAACTCTTTCCCCACAAGGAGCCATGAAAGATTTGTAATTATGTTTTTCTTAAAAATTCCTCTTATAATGTTTAAAAAAAGACTCGCCTCCCCCTCGAGGCTTTTAAGTGCTATATTCCCTGTGAATCCATCAGTTACACAGAGATCAAACTTTCCTGTGAGAAAATCTTTACCCTCCATATTACCTTCAAACTCAGAGGGAAATGCATCTTTAAGAAGCCTGTAGGCTTCCTTTGTAATCTCGTTTCCCTTCTCCTCTTCCTCTCCAATGTTCAACAGTCCTATCTTTATCCTCTCTTTCCCGCTCACAATCTTTGAAAAAACTTTGCCCATTTTTGCCCATTCTACAAGATTATCACTCTTTGCATCAACATTTGCTCCAGCATCCACAAGCACAAGAAAACCAGAGAGTGTTGGTATTATTGCAGATTGAGTTGGTCTAACAACTCCCTCAATCTTTCCAAGAATAAAATAGGAGGAGGTAAGAACTGCCCCTGTGTTTCCTGCAGAGACAACTACACATCCCTTTTTCTCCTTAAGAAGATTCATGGAAACATTTATAGATGAGTCTTTTTTCCTTCTAAAGGCGTATATTGGCTTATCTTCCATTGTAACCACATCTCTTGCATCTACAATTTCAAAATCCTCCCCCACCTCATCTAATATTTTTCTTATCTCCTCCCTTCTTCCAACGAGTATAGAATCTATACCAAATTCTTTCCTTGCAAGAGATGCACCAAGAACAACTTCAAGGGGGGCATAATCACCCCCCATTGCATCAACTATTACTTTGTTCACTCCTCTTCAGCCTCTTTTACAACAACCTCTTCTCCAGCATAGTATCCACAGTATGGGCAAACTCTATGGGGCAGAATAAGTTCATGACAATGAGGACACTCTACAAGCGTAAGCTCCTTCATTCTATAATACTTTGCTCTCCTCATTCTTGTCCTTGATTTACTCTTTTTCTTTTTCGGTTCTGCCATCTTAATCCTCCTTTCCTCTGATAATCTTAAAGGATAGCATGTTTGAAAAGAAAAAACAAGCTAACCTGTAAAGGTTATTATGACTGTTTGGGTTTCTTCTATCCAGTCAACCTTCCCATTCATAAACTCTGCAAAGAATCTTACTGGAACAACTGTTCTATCATGATAGGTGTATGGTGCAACATCAACTTTATAAAACTTACCATTAACCCTTATATAATCTTTTCCCTGATCCACCCAGAGCTCTATAAAAATTTTCTTATAGACAACCACAGCTTTACTTTCATCTGCAAACCATAAAACCTTTGCACCTCTTTCCTCTGCAATAAATCTTAATGGCACCATGGTTCTATCATTCTCAATAAATGGTGGAAATTCAAGTAGTTTCGGCTCATCGTTTACATAGGCAGTTTGATTACCAATTTGAAGTTTTATAATTTTCTTAACCTCTTCTGGTTTCTTAAATTTCACCTTAACAGTGTAGTTTCCTCCATTACTCTCTATCTTTATGGAACCCTCCTTGTCTGATTCCTTTACAACTGTTACAACAACGGTTGTGTCTCCTTCAAACTCTCTCTCTTTAACAACGATCCACTCATCAAGTGGTGTTATTGTCCCCTTTAGTGTTCCCTCTCCAATGTTTTTAATCTTTATCTCCTTCAACTCACCAACAGATGTAAAAACAAGTTCCTCTGGTTCCACAGAAATAATTGGTATCTCTTCCTTCTTTGCCTTTATAACCACATCTTTAAAATCAGTGTCTATAACAGAAAGGTTGGAATCTTTTAAGACAGATTTTTTAAATTTAAGATAGGTCTCTTTATCCTCTTTAAGAACAAACTTTATCTTTAAAAGTATGCCGCTCCCACTTACTCCCTCATCTTTCCCTTTTATCACATCACCAACAACAATCTCTCTTCTCTCCTTGTCAATCTTGGATAGAAAAATAGTTTCTTTTCCCTCAAAGAAATCTCCTGCTTCAACAGATAAAATATCTAAATTCTCTGGTTCATACTCTATGTGAAAGGAAAAACCATAGAGATCACTAACATTTGAAACGCTAACATTCACCTCTGTTTCTGTGTTTAACAATACCTCAACCTCCTCTCTCTCAAAAGAAACAACAGGCTTTTCAAATGCAAAGGAGAGACTGATAAGGGAGATAATTACTAAAATTAAAACTTTTCTCATATTCACCCCACAACAATATTTATTAATTTATCTTTAACATGTATAATTTTTTTAATCTCTTTTCCCTCAATAAATCTCTTAACACTCTTCTCCTTTAAAGCAGCTTCCTCAATCTCTTTCTCATCTAAACCATCTGGCACTTCAATTTTTCCTCTCACCTTTCCATTAACCTGAATAATTATCTTTATTCTTTCTCTCTTTAATGCCTCCTCATCCCAGCTTGGCCATTCTTCAAGATGAATACTTCTCTTTCCTCCAAATCTCTCCCAGAGTTCTTCAGAGAGAAACGGAGCAAATGGTGCAAGAAGGAGAAGGAAATTTTTAAAAACCTCTCTTAATACATCTGGATTTGGATTTTCCTTCTTATTTAAATAGAGAGAGAGTTCATTTGTAAGTTCCATCATTGAGGCAATGGCAGTGTTAAAGTGAAATCTTTTCTCTATATCTATGGTAACTTTTTTAATGGTCTCGTGGAGTTTTCTTCTTAAACTCTTATCCAGTTCATCAATTTTTGATGTATCATAACTATCCCTCCCCTTCTTTGCAACATCCATGTATTTATTAAAGATTCTCCAGACCCTATTCACATATCTACTCATACCCTCAATACCCCTATCTGTCCAGTCTGCGTCTGCCTCTGGTGGTGCTATAAATAGAATAAAGAGTCTTTCAGCATCAACGCCATACTTCTTAACTATTTCCTCTGGAGATACAACATTTCCTTTAGATTTAGACATGGCAGAGCCATTGGAAAGGACCATTCCCTGAGTGAAAAGATTTTTGAAGGGCTCTTTAAATTTGGCATAACCTTTCCTGTAAAGGAACTTAGTAAAGAATCTTGAATAGAGGAGGTGGAGTATTGCATGTTCAACTCCACCTATGTATTGGTCAACAGGCATCCAGTAATGTGCATTCTCCCTATCAAAGGGAAAATCCTCTGGATATTTAAGGGCATTTGGTGAGGTAAATCTCAAATAATACCAGGATGAGCAAACAAATGTATCCATGGTTTCAGTTTCTCTTATGGCATCTCCTCCACATATGGGACATTTTGTATGCTTCCACTCCTCTGCAGTTTCAAGGGGAGACATCCCTTCCCTACTAAAATCTACCTCCTTCTCGTCTGGTAAAAGAACAGGAAGATCCTCTTCTGGAACAGGGACTATTCCACATTTTTTACAGTAAACAACAGGTATAGGTGCTCCCCAGTATCTCTGCCTTGATATAAGCCAGTCTCTCAATTTATACCTTACACTTCTTTTACCAATTCCTCTCTCTTCAAGATACTCAATAATCTTCTCCTTTGCTTCAGTGGAGTGAAGTCCGCTAAATTTACCTGAATTTACCTGTATTCCTTCTCCCGTATATGCCTCCTCCATCTCTTCTGGATTTAATTCCTCTCCTTCTGGCTGTATAACAACCCTTATAGGAAGATTATACTTCCTTGCAAATTCAAAATCTCTCTGGTCATGGGCAGGAACAGCCATTATAGCTCCTGTTCCATATTGATAAACAATGTAGTTTGCTACCCATATGGGAATCTTCTCATTGTTCAGTGGATTTATTGCATAAGCATTTAAAAATAGTCCCTTCTTTTCAAGTTTAGTGGAAGATCTCTCAATTTCAGACATCTTCAGTACTTCATGTTTGAATTCTTCAACCTTATGAAGTATACCTGCCTTCTTTGCAAGTTTCTCCACAAGAGGATGTTCTGGGGCGAGAGCCATAAAGGTAACGCCAAAGAGTGTATCCGGTCTTGTGGTAAACACCCTGATTACCTCATCATCTCCATCTATTGGAAAATCTACATCTGCACCGATACTTTTCCCTATCCAGTTTTTCTGCATTACCTTTACCTTTTCAGGCCACCCTGGAAGCTCGTCAAGATCATTTAACAAATCCTCTGCAAATTCTGTAATCTTAAAAAACCATTGCTCGAGGTCTTTTTTAATTACAGGAG harbors:
- the rnc gene encoding ribonuclease III, whose translation is MKSLIRKLREEFGLEIRDEEIIRVALTHTSFREYNAPINFERLEFLGDSVVNLLVSEYLFKKYPNEKEGELSKKRSYLISEKNLSYLAKKLKLNEFILLGRGEELDKGREKERILCDTFEAFIASLYLQLDFNSLRNFFNLLLDEYFPSEFLDTKTKLQEITQEKFKVTPEYVLLEERGPEHDKEFEVGVYIKGKLMGLGKGKSKKEAEKEAAREAIERLGEE
- the plsX gene encoding phosphate acyltransferase PlsX, which gives rise to MNKVIVDAMGGDYAPLEVVLGASLARKEFGIDSILVGRREEIRKILDEVGEDFEIVDARDVVTMEDKPIYAFRRKKDSSINVSMNLLKEKKGCVVVSAGNTGAVLTSSYFILGKIEGVVRPTQSAIIPTLSGFLVLVDAGANVDAKSDNLVEWAKMGKVFSKIVSGKERIKIGLLNIGEEEEKGNEITKEAYRLLKDAFPSEFEGNMEGKDFLTGKFDLCVTDGFTGNIALKSLEGEASLFLNIIRGIFKKNIITNLSWLLVGKEFKREFSKFDYEVYGGSPILGIDGVVIVAHGRSKRRAIKNAIKMGKELSDKGLIEKLRNEISH
- the rpmF gene encoding 50S ribosomal protein L32, whose translation is MAEPKKKKSKSRTRMRRAKYYRMKELTLVECPHCHELILPHRVCPYCGYYAGEEVVVKEAEEE
- a CDS encoding leucine--tRNA ligase translates to MEEIYDFKKVEEKWRKRWKEENLYGRYDKSKPKYYVLEMFPYPSGPLHMGHVRNYTLGDVVARYKRMRGYNVLHPMGWDAFGLPAENAAIKHNLSPKEWTYKNIEKMKSQLIEQGISYDWDREIATCDPNYYKFTQWFFVELYKSGLAYKKKAPVNYCPTCKTVLANEQVIDGKCWRCGTPVIKKDLEQWFFKITEFAEDLLNDLDELPGWPEKVKVMQKNWIGKSIGADVDFPIDGDDEVIRVFTTRPDTLFGVTFMALAPEHPLVEKLAKKAGILHKVEEFKHEVLKMSEIERSSTKLEKKGLFLNAYAINPLNNEKIPIWVANYIVYQYGTGAIMAVPAHDQRDFEFARKYNLPIRVVIQPEGEELNPEEMEEAYTGEGIQVNSGKFSGLHSTEAKEKIIEYLEERGIGKRSVRYKLRDWLISRQRYWGAPIPVVYCKKCGIVPVPEEDLPVLLPDEKEVDFSREGMSPLETAEEWKHTKCPICGGDAIRETETMDTFVCSSWYYLRFTSPNALKYPEDFPFDRENAHYWMPVDQYIGGVEHAILHLLYSRFFTKFLYRKGYAKFKEPFKNLFTQGMVLSNGSAMSKSKGNVVSPEEIVKKYGVDAERLFILFIAPPEADADWTDRGIEGMSRYVNRVWRIFNKYMDVAKKGRDSYDTSKIDELDKSLRRKLHETIKKVTIDIEKRFHFNTAIASMMELTNELSLYLNKKENPNPDVLREVFKNFLLLLAPFAPFLSEELWERFGGKRSIHLEEWPSWDEEALKRERIKIIIQVNGKVRGKIEVPDGLDEKEIEEAALKEKSVKRFIEGKEIKKIIHVKDKLINIVVG